From a single Plasmodium yoelii strain 17X genome assembly, chromosome: 9 genomic region:
- a CDS encoding PQ-loop repeat-containing protein: MKPPYFNVWSENFYHKENILSVLNSILVHSIIIGAFFIKIPQIIKIFVSKNASGISFVSIYLDIFVASSLIVLSIRDNINLKLYLDTLLILAQNLLILYFMWKYSNPYSKFIKIFKICLYIFYILFLIYGLPKAFLPFIGIISIPIGIFSKFPQIRLNKKNKHTGSLSPMTYLFLFLGNLSRMFVIFYNIKNKIYMINCAFSAVLNFTILFQIFYYWKNTNKVLAKTKVE; the protein is encoded by the exons atgaaaCCGCCATATTTCAATGTTTGGTCAGAAAACTTTTAccataaagaaaatatattatca gTATTAAATAGCATACTCGTGCACTCAATTATTATTGGTgcttttttcataaaaattccacaaataataaaaatatttgttagTAAGAACGCTTCTGGTATCTCATTTGTATCCATATATTTAGAT ATTTTTGTAGCTAGTTCACTAATAGTCCTTTCGATAAGAGATAACATAAATCTGAAACTATATTTAGACACCCTTTTAATtc TTGCGCAAAATcttttgatattatattttatgtggAAATATAGCAACCCATACTCAAAATtcattaaaattttcaaaatttgtttatatatattttatattttgtttctAATCTATGGCTTGCCTAAAGCATTCCTTCCTTTCATTGGAATAATATCTATTCCAATag GTATTTTTTCCAAATTCCCTCAAATACGtttaaataagaaaaataagcACACCGGAAGTTTATCTCCAATGACTTACTTATTCCTTTTTCTTGGTAATTTATCCAGAATGTTtgtcatattttataatataaaaaataaaatatatatg atAAATTGTGCTTTTTCGGCGGTCTTAAATTTCACTATTTTATTCCAA ATTTTCTATTACTGGAAAAACACAAATAAAGTTTTAGCTAAAACCAAGGTCGAGTAG
- a CDS encoding DNA-directed RNA polymerase subunit beta: protein MAVISSNNHKTNEASEKEMNRYKMDNKKSLITKNQNNEDNNKNTRRINLDITDEEIKLHVKIIESLYPNKKLKIDKVINGTYNIFTKFLVQSHIDDFNSFINVYIKNMPETLPVIEFSPNLNKYSCLNYEKKPKERIKFYISDIIIKTPVIKNDNGNTRPNYPYLCKLACSTYEGEVLVVINKQYKNEIVRTTVSTGFIPIMVLSDLCNLKNLNKKELVQKGEDESILGGFFIVSGHLKIIRYVICPKYNAILLNEENKVHINCLLSDNSVFINSLSYLNNYEYEYLSRFQGSFIRIAFNVLILCLSPIKKKSYIYNKIKLGIKNENAIKYIENYINSIFLKNDINEKEVFDKYNLKYLGKYANTSRTIFRYYDGNNYKKGKNVVKYCVLPHLQSNSEKFETICLMFKQLVLSKFKLINTVNKDSLEYHSVTTCSGLLSNILKERILSCFYRMQMLYSRSLHRFLEKKYEGFKLNVKQIYLRYKEMILHELSEDHFNQILLNNTDKLENNEELTSENDNMISKRDSTKNLRLMFMNEKEKLFTNVDGYLREIFSDSRLFIENTRTFGVASFAISYLFKTGNISSDYIHYQQKSGWVILADEINNLRLLTNFRAIHRGSFFQDVKVLSPRKLLGESWGFICPVHTPDGSPCGLLNHLSQYCCIHNVASNEPHKFNIKMYLKKIGINVNLDETSGIHTVYENQTIPIIVDSVPITYISENDFKRTVYKLKYAKNHNLYNLKSHFEIIAHLNEQSLMDSITIHTCTGRIIRPILNLKMKCIEFISPGYQPYVSIAVNYDDILKNNLARKILKKKENMVNLNSINNTKNTKKMTLKEQYHFYTNKKHNIEKEAENYNESEIVRKKNKNKILNMLENKKQYQFNEDEYISSSDYETSSESDKYSDDNMSSTTYIDSDENLNIDIYEQIPQKFEYMELKQTSFLSFLASLTPFSDHNQSPRNIYQCQMLKQTMGIQSLNMFYTFTNKIYRIITPQFPLVVTRDYEFYGVDNFPSGTNAVVAILAYTGYDMEDALIINKASSDRGMFRTHIYKTEVIDLYKKTNSPDFALGNNVRYTINSLPTKNNPREYKGRFLNKDGLPCINQKILENNPLYSYINKKNELTTYEVFKTHGDYYVDCVSNSQSNNQVAIIRLRTTRPPLVGDKFASRHGQKGVVSRLFPHEDMPFSESGIVPDVIFNPHGIPSRMTIGMLIESICGKAASIYGKRIDATPFRKYTKQKSFNNPWIDGCGAKGFLNKQDENADEKKTTIKSSTENSDTTEISYDEKIDFFAKLLLNKGYDYYGTELLYSGIYGVPLQAHIFFGVIYYQRLRHMAYDKAQVRRTGPVCHLTHQPLKGKKKHGGIRLGEMERDGLISHGCSFIINERFLMNSDGHECFVCPKCGLILSPILQYNCSGKLMKGRSIGGNSKMAVCKSCNVSCKIVYVPYVLRYLLNELVCLNITIRLNIQSIESMFGMK, encoded by the exons ATGGCGGTGATATCATCGAATAATCATAAAACAAATGAAGCAAGTGAAAAAGAAATGAACCGTTATAAAatggataataaaaaaagctTAATTAccaaaaatcaaaataatgaagataataataaaaacacaAGAAGgataaatttagatattactgatgaagaaataaaattacatGTAAAAATTATAGAATCCTTATatccaaataaaaaattaaaaattgaCAAAGTAATTAATGggacttataatatattcacAAAATTTTTAGTTCAATCTCATATTGATgattttaattcatttataaatgtgtatataaaaaatatgcctGAAACATTACCAGTTATTGAATTTTCTCCTAATCTAAATAAATACTCTTGTTTAAATTATGAGAAAAAACCAAAAGAAcgtataaaattttatataagtgatataataataaaaaccccagttataaaaaatgataatggaAATACAAGACCTAATTACCCATATTTATGCAAATTAGCTTGTAGCACTTACGAAGGTGAAGTTTTAGttgtaataaataaacaatataaaaatgaaattgttCGAACTACTGTAAGTACAGGTTTTATTCCTATTATGGTTTTATCAGATTTatgtaatttaaaaaatttaaataaaaaagaattagTTCAAAAGGGGGAAGATGAAAGCATATTAGGAggattttttattgtttctggtcatttaaaaataataagataTGTAATATGCCCAAAATATAATGCAATATTGCTAAACGAAGAAAATAAAGTTCATATAAATTGTTTACTAAGTGACAATAgtgtttttattaattctttatcttatttaaataattatgaatatgaatatttatcACGATTCCAGGGGTCTTTTATTCGTATAGCATTCAATGTGTTAATTTTATGTCTGAGcccaataaaaaaaaaaagttatatatataacaaaattaaattgggtataaaaaatgaaaatgcaatcaaatatatagaaaattatataaattctatttttttaaaaaatgatattaatgaaaaagaagtattcgataaatataatttaaaatatttaggAAAGTATGCAAATACTTCAAGAACTATATTTAGATATTATGACggaaataattataaaaaaggaaaaaatgtTGTCAAATATTGTGTATTACCACATTTGCAAAGTAATTCAGAAAAATTCGAAACGATTTGTTTAATGTTTAAACAATTAGTTCTAagtaaatttaaattaattaatacAGTAAATAAAGATTCTTTAGAATATCATTCTGTAACAACTTGTAGTGGTTTATTATCAAATATTCTTAAAGAAAGAATTTTAAGTTGCTTTTATAGAATGCAAATGCTGTATAGTAGATCTCTTCATAGatttttggaaaaaaaatatgaaggATTCAAGCTCAAtgttaaacaaatatatctACGTTACAAGGAAATGATATTGCATGAATTGAGTGAAGACCACTTCAATCAGATTTTGCTTAACAATACGGATAAATTGGAAAACAATGAAGAATTAACCTCGGAAAATG ACAATATGATCAGCAAGAGGGATTCGACGAAAAATCTCAGACTTATGTTTATGAACGAAAaggaaaaattatttacaaatGTCGATGGGTACTTGAGAGAAATCTTTAGTGATTCTCGGCTATTTATTGAAAATACTAGAACATTTGGAGTTGCATCTTTTGCTATATCATATCTTTTTAAAACGGGGAATATATCATCTGATTATATACATTACCAACAAAAAAGTGGGTGGGTTATTTTAGCAGACGAAATTAATAACCTTAGATTGCTAACTAATTTTAGAGCTATACATAGAGGTAGTTTTTTTCAAGACGTTAAGGTTTTATCACCAAGAAAATTGTTAGGAGAATCTTGGGGTTTTATATGCCCTGTCCATACGCCTGACGGTTCGCCATGTGGTTTATTAAATCACCTGTCTCAATATTGTTGTATTCATAATGTTGCTAGTAACGAACcacataaatttaatataaaaatgtatttaaaaaaaattggaatAAATGTTAATTTAGATGAAACAAGTGGTATACATACTGTTTATGAGAATCAAACTATTCCAATCATTGTTGATTCGGTTCcaattacatatattagtGAAAATGACTTTAAAAGAACCGTTTATAAACTgaaatatgcaaaaaatcataatttatataatttaaagtCACATTTTGAAATTATTGCACACTTAAATGAGCAATCATTGATGGATAGTATAACAATTCACACATGTACAGGTAGAATTATAAGGCCTATATTAAATCTAAAAATGAAATGTATTGAATTTATTTCACCTGGATATCAACCATATGTTTCTATAGCTGTAAATTATGATGATatactaaaaaataatttggctcgaaaaattttaaaaaaaaaagaaaatatggtaaatttaaatagtataaacaatacaaaaaatacgaaaaaaatgacCCTCAAAGAacaatatcatttttatactaataaaaaacataacaTAGAAAAAGAGgcagaaaattataatgaaagTGAAAttgtaagaaaaaaaaataaaaacaaaatattaaatatgctggaaaataaaaaacaatatcAATTTAATGAGGATGAATATATTAGTAGCTCTGATTATGAAACAAGTAGTGAATCTGATAAATATTCAGATGATAATATGTCATCAACAACTTATATCGATAGTGATGAAAACTtgaatatagatatatatgaaCAGATTCCTcaaaaatttgaatatatggaattaaaacaaacatcctttttatcatttttagcTTCTTTAACACCATTTTCTGATCACAACCAAAGTCCTcgtaatatatatcaatgtCAAATGCTTAAACAAACAATGGGGATACAAAgtttaaatatgttttatacttttactaataaaatttatagaaTTATAACACCACAATTTCCACTTGTTGTTACAAGAGATTATGAATTTTATGGAGTTGATAATTTTCCTAGTGGTACAAATGCGGTTGTTGCTATATTAGCATATACAGGATATGATATGGAAGATGCacttataattaataaagcTAGTTCAGATAGAGGAATGTTTAgaacacatatatataaaacggAAGTAAttgatttatataaaaaaacaaattctCCTGATTTTGCTCTAGGTAATAATGTTAGATATACTATTAATAGTTTACCAACGAAAAATAATCCTCGTGAATATAAAGGAAgatttttaaataaagatgGTTTACCATGTATAAACCAAAAAATACTAGAAAATAATccattatattcatatataaataaaaaaaatgaattaactACTTATGAAGTTTTTAAAACTCATGGTGATTATTATGTTGATTGTGTAAGTAATTCACAAAGTAATAATCAAGTTGCAATAATAAGATTAAGAACAACTAGGCCACCTTTAGTAGGAGATAAATTTGCTTCAAGACATGGACAAAAAGGTGTTGTCTCAAGATTATTCCCTCATGAAGATATGCCTTTTTCAGAAAGTGGAATCGTTCCagatgttatttttaatccTCATGGTATACCATCACGTATGACGATTGGTATGCTTATCGAAAGTATTTGTGGTAAAGCTGCTTCTATATATGGCAAAAGAATTGATGCTACTCCTTTTAGAAAATATACTAAACAGAAAAGTTTCAATAACCCATGGATTGATGGTTGTGGAGCAAAGGGATTTCTGAACAAGCAAGATGAAAATgctgatgaaaaaaaaactacTATAAAAAGTTCCACCGAAAATAGTGACACAACTGAAATTAGTTACGATGAAAAAATTGATTTTTTTGCAAAATTGCTACTAAATAAAGGATATGATTATTATGGAACagaattattatatagtGGTATATATGGAGTCCCATTACAAGCACATATATTTTTCGGAGTAATTTATTATCAAAGATTAAGACATATGGCTTATGATAAAGCCCAAGTTAGACGGACAGGACCTGTATGTCATTTAACACACCAACCTTTAAaaggtaaaaaaaaacatggtGGTATAAGATTAGGAGAAATGGAAAGAGATGGTTTAATATCGCATGGTTGtagttttataattaatgaaAGATTTTTAATGAATTCAGATGGACATGAATGTTTTGTTTGTCCTAAATGTGGATTGATATTATCTCCAATTTTGCAATATAACTGTAGTGGCAAATTAATGAAAGGACGGTCAATTGGAGGAAATAGTAAAATGGCAGTTTGTAAATCGTGTAATGTTTCATGCAAAATTGTATATGTTCCTTATGTTTTGCGATATTTGTTGAATGAGTTGGTCTGcttaaatataacaatacgATTAAATATACAATCTATAGAATCCATGTTTGGCATGAAATAA
- a CDS encoding coatomer subunit delta translates to MTVISAVISTKNKILVSRQFQNISKCDLDSLAIPFHNLIERERSDHTYIETEKVRYVYQPLDNIYIFLITNINSNIIEDLEIIKVLSQIIQDICQGNINESTILKKCFTIIFYIDELIKNGVREIVNTNQIKAYIEMESHEEKLQTLIRENKEKEEKERRKFIASKLEKDRQKKNKSNSISNNSFISNNIINNVEYNSNLIENFLYRSEDQPTIVDETFNSYKGMQLTNKKENVRILDVVDNSGIEHKSNINVNSIFDKPVNIYINENIICTLSSEGTLCDLDIQGVFNLQINNNKYSKIIIQINNEYADKAKIHPILDKNKYNSNILELKDKNKNFRTSTVYPLLKWKINHLNDMYLPLNISCWPCEDNESTILNLEIENKMKNPNQNIYDLNVNLMCPSSSKPQVISKDQGIIQHDGILLNWHVDTLENNKNCQIEISVNSKPEHIFPFSVEAKSDVLAHNLNVLSVIDEDTNENIEYEIKKSITYLFTVNK, encoded by the coding sequence ATGACAGTGATAAGTGCTGTAATAAGTacgaaaaacaaaattttagTTTCACGCCAGTTTCAGAATATTAGTAAATGTGATTTAGACTCTCTAGCAATTCCTTTTCACAACTTGATAGAAAGAGAAAGGAGTGATCATACATATATAGAAACCGAAAAGGTGCGTTATGTATATCAACCAttagataatatatatatttttttaataaccaATATAAACTCTAATATTATTGAAGAtttagaaataataaaagtattAAGCCAAATTATCCAAGATATATGCCAAGGGAATATAAATGAATCcacaattttaaaaaaatgttttactataatattttatattgatgaattaattaaaaatggcGTAAGAGAAATAGTAAATACGAATCAGATAAAAGCATATATTGAGATGGAATCACATGAAGAAAAGTTACAAACTTTAATAagagaaaataaagaaaaagaagaaaaagaaaggAGAAAATTTATTGCATcaaaattagaaaaagatagacagaaaaaaaataaaagcaatagtattagtaataatagttttatatcaaataatattattaataatgtaGAATATAATTCAAATTTAATAGAAAACTTTTTATATAGATCTGAAGATCAACCAACTATTGTTGATGAAACATTTAATTCCTATAAAGGTATGcaattaacaaataaaaaggaaaacgTTAGAATATTAGATGTCGTAGATAATAGTGGAATAGAACATAAATCAAACATTAATGTTAATTCTATTTTTGATAAAcctgttaatatatatataaatgaaaatattatatgtacaCTAAGTTCTGAAGGAACATTATGTGACTTGGATATTCAAGGAGTATttaatttacaaatcaacaataataaatactcaaaaattattatacaaataaataatgagtATGCAGATAAGGCAAAAATACATCCAATATtagacaaaaataaatataattctaatatattagaattaaaagataaaaataaaaattttagaaCATCTACAGTATACCCATTgctaaaatggaaaataaacCATCTTAACGATATGTATTTACCTCTTAATATTAGTTGTTGGCCATGTGAAGATAATGAAAGTACAATATTAAATTTGGAAAtcgaaaataaaatgaaaaatccaaatcaaaatatatacgATTTAAATGTTAATTTAATGTGTCCATCTTCAAGTAAACCACAAGTTATTAGTAAGGATCAAGGAATTATACAGCATGAtggaattttattaaattggCATGTTGATactttagaaaataataagaatTGTCAAATAGAAATATCTGTTAACTCAAAACCTGAACATATATTCCCATTTTCTGTTGAAGCTAAATCAGATGTTCTTGCACACAATCTTAATGTTCTTAGTGTTATAGACGAAGACACAAATGAGAATATAGAGTATGAAATAAAGAAAAGCATAACCTATTTGTTTACTGTAAATAAGTAA
- a CDS encoding protein phosphatase PPM8, putative, giving the protein MGGIYHELRSGKKISSKNVLLCLALLIISILVDNNNVLCQEKKTSKTVKTITRSSKRDEIGKYKPIKFTSSGISYDDSFTPYANDENLMDNNFNKDLIYPDVIIDNHEDYKEYIKSQYMTSGFGLKFEKVDDLNSPFLRKNASNIYMAQWAANDPIEDRCSVSVIDLNEIELKPLKSTYIPRKSLQALFVSDFDKFATEKMDKFLKFYKVHISIDKVKVPLPIHYTLDDDADIFYNDNMHEPLSSNKSNFGIRGGKDAKDIYDLKDNQFIFSSVMDGHGGSTLADLLKRWLPVYVKKNLMEKVAFGKLKPRDIVSSIEKAHLEIDQDFLELNLNFSAERINYSASGSCALSVLMDKYNYYVSNVGDSRSILLRSDSFVVLNNTHNISEAVEKEKMIKEHPNDKKLILAKATKNTVFPEVNQAIMPTDERCGPLGLFRPVRKQPTYVKGLLQCTRSFGDFFLKDIRFATKYIDRRETFQEPFTFPYITSQPEVYALRRTKADRYLVLVSDGVSNDLNDFNIYEIVNNFGFSIQDAAKLLIGASIENHSSYATFDRISLGGIELNKRMYHDDSTAIILKLF; this is encoded by the coding sequence ATGGGGGGAATATATCACGAATTACGATCGGGGAAAAAGATTTCATCGAAGAACGTACTATTATGTTTGGCACTTTTGATCATATCAATATTGGTCGATAACAATAATGTTTTATGCCAAGAAAAGAAAACGTCAAAAACGGTAAAAACAATAACAAGATCCTCCAAAAGGGATGAAATAGGCAAATATAAGCCTATTAAATTTACCAGTTCAGGTATTAGTTATGACGATTCGTTTACGCCTTATGctaatgatgaaaatttgatggacaataattttaataaagatCTCATTTATCCCGATGTCATCATCGATAATCATGAAGATTACAAAGAATACATTAAAAGCCAATACATGACATCTGGGTTTGGTTTGAAATTTGAGAAAGTAGATGATCTAAACTCTCCATTTCTTCGTAAAAATGCTTCAAACATTTATATGGCTCAATGGGCAGCTAACGATCCTATAGAAGATAGATGCTCTGTATCTGTTATAGATTTGAATGAAATAGAATTAAAACCTTTAAAAAGTACATACATACCTAGGAAATCACTTCAGGCATTATTTGTAAGTGATTTTGATAAATTTGCAACAGAAAAGATGGACAAATTTCTAAAGTTTTATAAAGTACATATATCAATTGATAAAGTAAAGGTACCCTTACCTATCCATTATACACTTGATGATGATGctgatattttttataatgataatatgcATGAACCATTGTCAAGTAATAAATCAAATTTTGGTATTCGTGGAGGAAAGGATGCTAAAGATATATATGATCTTAAAGATAAccaatttatattttcttctgtTATGGATGGACATGGTGGTTCAACGTTGGctgatttattaaaaagatGGTTACCTGTTTacgttaaaaaaaatttaatggaGAAAGTAGCATTTGGCAAATTAAAACCTCGTGATATTGTATCAAGTATAGAAAAGGCACATTTAGAAATAGATCAAGATTTTCTAGAATTAAATTTAAACTTTAGTGCAGAACGTATTAATTATAGTGCAAGTGGATCATGCGCATTAAGTGTTTTAAtggataaatataattactaTGTAAGTAATGTTGGTGATTCAAGATCCATTTTATTAAGATCTGATAGTTTTGTTGTACTAAATAATACTCATAATATTTCTGAAGCTgtggaaaaagaaaaaatgataaaagaaCATcctaatgataaaaaattaattttagcTAAAGCTACTAAGAATACTGTTTTTCCTGAAGTAAATCAAGCTATAATGCCCACTGATGAAAGATGTGGTCCATTAGGATTATTTAGACCAGTACGCAAACAACCCACATATGTAAAAGGTTTATTACAATGTACAAGATCTTTTGGTGATTTTTTCTTAAAAGATATCCGATTTGCTACTAAATATATAGACAGAAGAGAAACTTTCCAAGAACCATTTACATTTCCTTATATAACTAGTCAGCCAGAAGTTTATGCACTCAGAAGAACAAAAGCCGATAGATATCTAGTCCTAGTATCAGATGGTGTCtcaaatgatttaaatgacTTTAACATATATGaaattgttaataattttggATTTTCTATTCAGGATGCTGCAAAACTTTTAATTGGTGCTTCTATCGAAAACCATTCCTCTTATGCAACATTTGACAGAATTAGCCTTGGTGGTATCGAACTCAATAAAAGAATGTATCATGATGATTCAACTGCAATAATTCTTAAACTATTTTAA